A genomic region of Rhipicephalus sanguineus isolate Rsan-2018 chromosome 1, BIME_Rsan_1.4, whole genome shotgun sequence contains the following coding sequences:
- the LOC125756950 gene encoding uncharacterized protein LOC125756950 — MAPSRCRLQPGMSIILQVVECGGLASAEHNPGVLGCKPQLHLQNKLLRVFTKADMDSDTGGAEIQAAVFGGYASLFRPSETSTRVAHAQNTGLPGPFAVFFSSRFALRPSALCVTGCHGCCAIVVPNSTSANSASGASAATFT, encoded by the exons ATGGCGCCAAGTAGATGTCGACTGCAACCTGGCATGAGCATAATTCTCCAGGTCGTTGAGTGCGGCGGATTGGCTTCCGCCGAGCACAACCCCGGTGTCTTGGGCTGCAAGCCTCAACTCCACCTGCAAAACAAGCTCCTTCGTGTGTTCACCAAGGCTGACATGGACAGCGACACTGGCGGAGCAGAAATCCAAGCAGCTGTATTTGGAGGCTATGCGAG cTTGTTTCGGCCAAGTGAAACCAGCACCAgagtggcgcatgcgcagaacaccGGGCTGCCAGGACCGTTCGCGGTCTTCTTCTCGTCCCGATTCGCACTTCGGCCTTCGGCACTCTGTGTCACGGGCTGTCACGGTTGCTGTGCCATAGTAGTACCTAACTCTACAAGTGCCAACTCTGCCAGCGGCGCCAGTGCTGCCACCTTTACTTGA